In Vanessa atalanta chromosome 19, ilVanAtal1.2, whole genome shotgun sequence, one DNA window encodes the following:
- the LOC125071609 gene encoding uncharacterized protein LOC125071609 isoform X2, with protein sequence MNLAVNLEREDYNMAAAPASCMSAEHGCVMFDCLVHLWDWIDPPVTHTDFQMENKKNVTATQQPLTQQHLMAHHVHPDQIYSPQHSQLPAHLNNQSAQIQPNGVMHQLLQSQYHSNMNARSPLLENRHEMYGTGQNHDYARHYGANDNYNYAQSPPRLERTEIHVDQNVNHELQNIPKGYNAEVYQDYLKRNPPKESNQIYQNHQHTYRPNVNQYGSKPYLPYSNRIGPQSNTELLRRQYNEIQQMKMQQQMHYQNQAQMHQQQKFAERQLLLQQIHGVQPPPNLQNSIYSDSSYRDLYSSKNDFKDYSSPDIQKDIDMYAKNNEYKERDVPIRQYQETQWQSNQPDYRESERQNQLDQGKSKNQSQASEFNIQKNNPGVVSPMKSSESSTPSIKSPSLESRRSSSGTQALRSPTAQRIPSAPVTMAGLLYKQGSDGLKVWRKRWFVLSEYCLFYYKSQDEEKLLGSVLLPSYKVSACTADDKVMRKYAFKLEHANMRTYVLAALDQETMLKWVKALTMAALMQSPTEQQQKQNDRAAAKTEDGDEIAGPTYANAPPKPRRSNDGYNSPSPDMYDPNYDLLKKPASHYSQGTNHTRYQDTNYSTKQEIYTRTPLSPPTQMPYPTKRPYDMQNLSLPLTNTVSETLDKNHTPSMYKSNSQSPYFDSRKSQQQQAEDDKIESLYEKQPNYNPFLQDYGQKVEQKHKVDEVNQPPTDLNKISIYNESFSESRSDSKPLADSSVYGRELYGDLNNKITKPTTSMNDRLAERRTPDAYRRSTAMSSYNSEKIGDYEDIYAAYGNEKTYTKSPNPSRDAVSLSSNKSPQEQPFGYTQEKVFSGPSVLRRKKMQASGIQPPMPRPHSADFLEYESKNEALNKTMPARNTYDPPKQPQRPKSSLDINSYYDPSSDKYYSEESYAQKMRQSAQYLQQQGLGPKNIQIPLEKYASGLAEKQLHSPYAQTINNNYETEFNVNRNIRDNVSYNSKYSDLEGMNSNWTLKEKDLEKQKDYLNRSGSVMSDSSNVSGFVKDTNRYDPNIEGFIRSASARLPSSTERDGEKKVQQREESMKRLLEWKQRMLQSPLTRKSTPATISLARSLNQSRQSLRSDQYKPKSYKNASYNSYSSDDEETPGTDLQNTRDMQAGRSHKANVTSPTLERLTSPHALSSTSLAECTFTNQTTTSVTENTYENIFCTISVPKIVTDIDSGDDEVNKCDFKSSEPEVLPSTSGLLENEIALSREAQVSDNEGYETHDSEAESEAHIEYTDNDLDEVLLASDNEVENFSESIELKVNTDMSNLVADEKNAKKSETPPVHPLGEDHYLPMSPRKMSTIEPAHKTILENISVFDQSMPLNYEDNPYVEMNVGFEEDDMQAYEIVCVNNGKAEPVYMELSNVISQIKSNEDLVKSNNISETASNFADTKDHTLKRSSKNQKEKLDSSEAEEEGSVDLSFRRFSISDNFRPASYYLGGSRSILERQDSLDSDIVPPPPVPSSSPPFDDLLDEELSKYILDKLDKSDISQDNSIIKMLTRENQKMSKIKKKTTSLMIYGSSTSIHDTISRGEKIRNSRASLTSENSKSIEVSSTFYNNSIVDQFNNSGNETDSLRSINQNKGSSRLSLESDVSSKFEASPSNHSDSIADLRHSHEEPNLENEIKRRPLSSDSIYELNESEHLIDNEYSNVNLDSYLQSLRATTSEYDNIVNYSPLNRISTNSSLTYESNSIRNNENVVVHHRSSSTPVSQNIASVSNEKRSSLETQSKWYNENGIAHTGSQSSNSSIGLPISPISFYRKEYNGDTIKKKNLNNNVLADKTKEFDNEKISLRPSFDTPGSSATTGFHSRESSTEHSAPYYYSDLSSQEHINVLPVSHFLKNTNIHRKLNNQRRRGSMQKKNEISHIHNPLRNNQVIMSDQQFDLAASARSVSVEFLSAVEKYPDIDLKNIYESSSSKTSKIPESMNLISSLSCKKSMNNKNYERISSPSRSMINQSSAQASTSMKVSSGSMSSHCSENSSNTVYYDAEAEAGAYENIMYHGEKHWDEDNLWRDNLRRVSHRHARSMDDLDAMPTESSLLDRSYVNSSAMNSIKRVKKTVLDKMKSNTTYVNCDIQAQAQRNRVGNTRKEINPQNELKNENDVYVSLVTDSEVCQEQTDDEGVYEQLTIESTENSLPQSNLVHESSNSGKKRRQFEIDRENLRQWDLMSSGLMKGELGRVRSAVVGMRASEHIGSYSMDNGTDNASNEGIL encoded by the exons GATTGATCCACCGGTGACTCATACAGATTTTCAAAtggagaataaaaaaaatgtgacggCGACGCAACAACCTCTCACGCAGCAACACCTCATGGCACACCATGTTCACCCCGATCAAATATATTCGCCTCAACATTCACAGTTACCTGCGCATTTAAACAACCAGTCCGCGCAAATTCAACCTAATGGCGTCATGCACCAGCTATTGCAAAGTCAATATCATTCCAACATGAATGCACGATCGCCGCTCCTTGAAAACAGACACGAGATGTATGGAACTGGTCAAAATCACGACTACGCCAGACATTACGGAGCGAACGACAATTATAATTACGCACAGTCTCCTCCACGCCTCGAAAGAACGGAAATCCACGTAGACCAAAACGTAAACCATGAACTGCAAAATATTCCTAAAGGATATAATGCAGAAGTTTACCAAGATTACTTAAAACGAAACCCACCGAAAGAAAGTAACCAAATATATCAAAACCATCAACATACGTATAGGCCTAATGTTAATCAGTACGGATCAAAGCCGTATCTTCCATATTCAAATCGAATAGGACCACAGAGTAATACCGAATTGTTAAGGAGACAGTATAATGAAATACAGCAAATGAAAATGCAACAACAAATGCACTATCAAAATCAGGCACAGATGCATCAACAACAAAAATTTGCTGAGCGACAGTTACTACTACAACAAATTCATGGCGTTCAACCACCGCCGAATTtacaaaatagtatttattcagATAGTTCTTATAGAGATTTGTACAGTagtaaaaatgatttcaaagaTTATAGCAGTCCAGATATACAAAAAGATATCGATATGTACGCTAAGAACAACGAGTACAAGGAAAGAGACGTACCTATCAGGCAATATCAAGAAACACAATGGCAATCTAATCAGCCTGATTACCGGGAGTCAGAAAGGCAAAATCAACTGGACCAAGGCAAATCAAAAAATCAATCTCAAGCTTCCGAATTCAACATTCAAAAGAATAACCCGGGAGTGGTTTCCCCGATGAAATCAAGCGAATCCAGTACGCCTAGTATAAAATCTCCTTCTTTAGAAAGTCGACGGAGTAGTAGTGGTACTCAAGCATTACGATCTCCTACTGCGCAACGAATACCATCTGCTCCTGTAACTATGGCTGGACTATTATATAAGCAAGGATCCGATGGCCTTAAAGTTTGGCGGAAGAGATGGTTTGTTTTATCGGAATACTGCTTGTTCTATTATAAAA gTCAAGATGAAGAGAAACTCCTAGGATCTGTGCTTTTGCCATCTTACAAAGTATCAGCATGTACTGCAGACGATAAAGTGATGCGGAAGTATGCTTTTAAGTTGGAACACGCAAATATGCGGACGTATGTGTTAGCTGCATTAGACCAGGAAACTATGTTGAAGTGGGTTAAAGCGCTCACTATGGCGGCTCTTATGCAAAGTCCCAC TGAACAGCAGCAAAAACAAAATGACCGAGCAGCTGCGAAAACAGAG GACGGCGATGAAATAGCAGGCCCAACATATGCAAATGCTCCACCGAAACCGAGACGATCTAATGATGGATATAATTCACCTAGTCCTGATAT gtACGATCCAAATTACGATCTACTCAAAAAACCTGCATCACACTACAGTCAAGGCACCAATCATACTAGATACCAGGACACAAACTATAGCACTAAACAGGAGATTTACACACGTACCCCGCTATCACCGCCAACGCAAATGCCATATCCAACAAAACGGCCTTATGATATGCAGAATCTATCATTACCATTAACTAATACTGTTTCTGAAACACTAGATAAAAATCACACACCCTCCATGTACAAATCTAATTCACAATCCCCTTATTTCGATAGTAGGAAAAGTCAGCAACAACAGGCAGAAGATGATAAAATCGAGAGTCTATACGAAAAGCAACCAAACTACAATCCGTTTTTACAAGATTATGGACAGAAAGTTGAACAGAAACATAAAGTAGATGAAGTTAATCAGCCACctactgatttaaataaaatatccatttaTAATGAAAGTTTTTCTGAATCTCGGAGTGACTCAAAACCATTAGCCGATTCGAGTGTGTACGGAAGGGAATTATATGGCGATTTAAATAACAAGATAACCAAACCAACAACATCAATGAATGACCGATTAGCTGAGAGACGCACTCCAGATGCTTATAGAAGATCGACGGCGATGTCTTCATATAACTCTGAAAAGATCGGGGATTACGAAGACATTTATGCAGCCTATGGTAAcgaaaaaacatatacaaaatcACCAAATCCGTCACGTGATGCCGTTAGCCTATCTAGTAACAAATCTCCTCAAGAACAACCCTTTGGttat acgcaagaaaaagtttttagtgGACCCTCGGTTTTACGTAGGAAGAAGATGCAAGCAAGTGGCATTCAGCCACCGATGCCACGACCACATAGTGCCGATTTCCTAGAGTATGAATCAAAGAACGAGGCTCTCAACAAAACCATGCCGGCACGAAACACTTATGATCCACCGAAACAACCACAACGTCCTAAGTCTAGCCTTGACATCAATTCTTATTACGATCCTAGTtcagataaatattattcagagGAAAGTTATGCACAAAAAATGCGACAATCGGCACAATATTTACAACAGCAAGGCCTTGGACCAAAAAATATCCAAATCCCCCTAGAGAAATATGCAAGTGGACTTGCtgaaaaacaattacattctCCATATGctcaaactattaataataactacgaAACCGAGTTTAATGTTAACCGTAATATTCGTGATAATGTGAGTTACAATTCAAAGTACAGTGATCTAGAAGGAATGAATTCTAACTGGACTTTGAAGGAAAAAGATCTAGAAAAACAGAAAGATTATTTAAACAGAAGTGGAAGTGTAATGAGTGATAGTTCTAATGTCAGTGGTTTTGTTAAGGATACTAACAGATATGACCCGAATATAGAAGGATTTATAAGATCAGCAAGTGCCAGACTTCCTTCATCTACTGAAAGAGATGGTGAAAAGAAGGTACAACAG cGTGAGGAGTCGATGAAAAGACTTTTGGAATGGAAGCAAAGGATGTTGCAGTCTCCGCTTACTAGAAAGAGCACACCAGCTACCATTTCTCTAGCAAGATCTTTAAATCAAAGTAGACAATCATTGCGATCGGATCAATATAAGCCTAAGTCCTACAAAAATGCATCTTACAACAGTTATTCTTCAGACGATGAAG AAACACCGGGCACTGATCTGCAAAATACGAGAGATATGCAGGCAGGAAGGTCCCATAAAGCTAATGTTACTAGCCCTACCTTAGAGCGGCTGACTTCTCCGCACGCGCTTAGTTCTACTTCACTTGCAGAATGTACTTTCACCAACCAAACCACAACATCCGTTACGGAAAACACATACGAGAATATTTTCTGCACAATTTCTGTCCCTAAAATAGTTACCGACATTGACAGCGGTGACGATGAGGTTAATAAATGTGACTTCAAAAGTAGTGAACCAGAAGTTTTACCATCAACATCTGGATTATTAGAAAACGAAATTGCATTGTCGCGTGAAGCACAAGTAAGTGATAATGAAGGCTATGAAACACATGACAGTGAAGCAGAATCAGAAGCTCATATTGAATATACAGACAATGATTTAGACGAAGTTTTGCTAGCATCCGATAATGAAGTTGAAAATTTCAGTGAAAGTATCGAATTGAAAGTAAATACAGATATGTCTAATCTAGTCGCAGAcgaaaaaaatgctaaaaaatcGGAAACACCTCCAGTGCATCCATTAGGTGAAGATCATTATTTGCCTATGAGCCCACGGAAAATGTCAACTATTGAACCTGCTCATAAAacgatattagaaaatattagcGTATTTGATCAAAGCATGCCTCTTAACTATGAAGATAATCCTTATGTTGAAATGAATGTAGGATTTGAAGAAGACGATATGCAAGCATATGAAATAGTTTGCGTCAATAATGGAAAAGCAGAGCCAGTTTATATGGAGCTAAGTAACGTGATATCACAAATAAAGTCTAATGAAGATTTAgtgaaatcaaataatatatccgAGACTGCATCTAATTTTGCTGATACTAAGGATCACACTTTAAAAAGAAgttcaaaaaatcaaaaagaaaaattagaCTCATCTGAAGCTGAAGAAGAAGGTTCAGTTGATTTATCTTTTCGTAGATTTAGTATCTCTGATAATTTTCGACCTGCTTCTTATTATCTTGGTGGCAGTAGATCAATATTGGAGAGACAAGATAGTTTGGATAGTGATATAGTACCGCCTCCTCCAGTACCGAGCTCTTCGCCTCCATTTGATGACTTATTGGACGAAGAACTGTCTAAATACATTTTAGATAAACTAGATAAATCTGATATTTCTCAGgataattctataattaaaatgttaacaagGGAAAATCAAAAaatgagtaaaattaaaaagaaaacgacATCTTTAATGATATATGGCAGTAGTACTTCAATACATGATACTATTTCAAGAGGTGAAAAAATTCGTAATAGCAGAGCAAGTCTAACTAGCGAAAATAGTAAATCTATCGAAGTTTCcagtactttttataataactcaATCGTggatcaatttaataatagtggCAACGAAACAGACTCTCTAAGaagtattaatcaaaataaaggaAGCTCAAGATTGTCTTTAGAATCAGATGTAAGTAGTAAATTTGAAGCATCACCATCAAATCACTCAGATTCAATAGCAGATCTGCGACATTCACACGAAGAACCGAATCtcgaaaatgaaattaaaagaagACCTCTTTCTAGTGATTCTATATATGAACTTAATGAGTCAGAACATCTCATTGACAACGAATATTCTAATGTTAATTTAGATTCCTATTTACAAAGTCTAAGAGCGACTACAAGTGAATATGATAACATAGTTAATTACTCGCCATTAAATAGAATAAGCACAAATAGTAGTTTAACATATGAAAGTAATtcaataagaaataatgaaaacgTCGTTGTTCATCACCGGTCTTCTAGTACACCGGTAAGCCAAAACATAGCCTCGGTTTCTAACGAGAAAAGAAGTAGTCTAGAAACTCAAAGTAAATGGTATAACGAAAATGGTATCGCACACACAGGTTCACAAAGTTCCAACAGCTCTATTGGATTACCAATTTCGCCTATTTCATTCTATCGAAAAGAATATAATGGtgatacaattaaaaagaaaaatttaaataataatgttttagctgataaaacaaaagaatttgataatgaaaaaatatctttaagacCTAGTTTTGATACTCCTGGTTCTTCAGCTACGACTGGATTTCATAGCAGAGAAAGCTCAACGGAACATAGTGCACCATACTATTATTCAGATCTTTCGTCTCAGGAACATATTAATGTCCTTCCTGTTTCACACTTTCTTAAAAATACGAATATCCATCGCAAGTTAAATAATCAAAGACGGAGGGGCTCCATGcagaaaaaaaacgaaatatcacACATACATAATCCGCTACGTAATAATCAAGTAATAATGTCTGATCAGCAATTTGATTTAGCGGCATCAGCAAGAAGTGTTTCAGTTGAATTTTTAAGTGCAGTTGAAAAATACCCagacattgatttaaaaaacatatatgaatCTTCAAGCAGCAAAACTTCAAAAATCCCAGAATCAATGAACCTTATTTCTAGTCTTAGTTGTAAAAAAAGtatgaacaataaaaattacgaaagaATTTCATCGCCAAGCCGGAGTATGATAAATCAAAGTAGTGCTCAAGCCAGTACTTCAATGAAAGTTTCATCGGGAAGTATGTCTTCTCATTGTAGCGAAAATTCATCTAACACTGTTTATTATGATGCCGAAGCAGAAGCAGGtgcttatgaaaatattatgtaccaTGGTGAAAAGCACTGGGATGAAGATAATCTGTGGCGAGACAATTTGAGACGAGTTTCTCATAGACATGCTCGATCTATGGATGATTTAGATGCAATGCCTACAGAAAGTTCATTATTAGATAGGTCTTATGTTAATTCTTCGGCAATGAATAGTATAAAACGTGTAAAGAAAACAGTTTtagataaaatgaaatcaaatacaaCTTATGTTAATTGTGACATCCAGGCTCAAGCTCAAAGAAATAGAGTAGGCAATACTCGTAAAGAAATAAATCCTCAGAACGAACTTAAGAATGAAAATGATGTTTATGTTAGTCTAGTAACAGATTCTGAAGTATGCCAGGAACAAACTGATGATGAGGGGGTATATGAACAGTTAACTATAGAATCAACTGAGAATTCACTTCCACAGAGTAACTTAGTACATGAATCATCTAATAGTGGTAAAAAAAGGCGTCAGTTCGAAATCGATAGAGAAAATCTTAGACAGTGGGATTTGATGTCTAGCGGTCTCATGAAAGGTGAATTAGGTCGCGTGCGGAGTGCAGTCGTAGGTATGCGTGCAAGTGAACATATAGGGAGTTATAGCATGGACAATGGAACTGACAATGCAAGCAATGAAGGTATCCTATAG